From a region of the Entelurus aequoreus isolate RoL-2023_Sb linkage group LG27, RoL_Eaeq_v1.1, whole genome shotgun sequence genome:
- the LOC133644771 gene encoding zinc finger protein OZF-like isoform X1 — MRQVKKLRMLMEQRLHSVVEEIFGLFERTIAEYEDELARTKEEKERQQELLDAVFKPQFVLQRADVQQVSAESQEEIPSEQQEWSSSVGKKELEPPHIKEEEEELWEQLQRLQEAHNEDEAQSLQLHHSQSEEKRGVELLTQHITADGEHCEDINSEPDSIFAPLSDKDGMSDSSESNHRDYIQKPLENNKNSKDVMRHHADKKHYNCSECGKSFRHKSRFTAHMRIHTGEKPFACSVCSKRFSTKDNLKKHTLVHGAEKPFSCSVCSKSLSSQRHLKRHMMIHTGEKPFPCSVCPKRFKTKSQMILHMRTHTGEKPFSCSVCSKRFASKASMTHHIKSHTGEKQFTCPLCPKRYTKNAALMAHMRTHTGDKPFSCNVCDTRFIYKYQVKRHKCSADFDAVGQCGSGVRAVIQNLEGS; from the exons atgcgtcAGGTCAAAAAGCTGAGAATGTTGATGGAGCAGCGACTACATTCTGTCGTGGAAGAAATATTTGGACTGTTTGAAAGAACCATAGCTGAGTACGAGGATGAACTTGCTAGGACGAAAGAGGAAAAAGAGCGACAACAAGAACTATTGGATGCTGTTTTCAAACCTCAATTTGTGCTACAAAGAGCAG acgtccagcaggtgTCAGCAGAGAGTCAAGAAGAGATTCCCTCCGAGCAGCAGGAGTGGAGCTCCAGTGTGGGGAAAAAGGAGCTGGAGCCCccacacattaaagaggaagaggaggaactgtgGGAGCAGCTTCAAAGGTTGCAGGAGGCTCATAatgaagatgaagctcagtccttacagcttcatcacagtcaaagtgaggagaaAAGAGGGGTGGAGCTTCTAACTCAACACATCACagctgatggagagcattgtgaagatataaactcagaaccagacagcatctttgctccactgtcagatAAAGACGGCATGTCAGACTCTTCTGAGAGCAATCACAGGGACTacatccaaaaacctttggagaATAATAAGAACTCTAAAGATGTTATGAGACATCATGCTGACAAAAAACACTATAATTGTTCTGAATGTGGGAAATCATTTAGACATAAGAGTCGTTTTacagcacacatgagaatacatactggagagaaaccttttgcgTGCTCAGTTTGTTCCAAAAGATTCTCTACAAAGGATAACCTGAAAAAACACACACTTGTACATGGAGCGGAGAAACCTTTTTCTTGCTCAGTGTGTTCAAAAAGTCTGTCTTCTCAACGTCACCTTAAAAGACACATGATGATTCATACAGGGGAGAAGCCCTTTCCTTGTTCAGTTTGTCCTAAAAGATTTAAGACTAAATCACAAATgatattacacatgagaacacacactggggaGAAACCCTTCAGTTGCTCTGTTTGTAGCAAGAGGTTTGCCAGTAAGGCAAGTATGACACATCACATAAAATCACACACGGGGGAGAAGCAATTTACTTGCCCACTTTGTCCTAAAAGATACACGAAAAACGCTGCTTTGATGGCACACATGAGAACTCACACTGGGGATAAACCGTTTAGTTGCAACGTATGCGATACAAGGTTCATATATAAGTATCAGGTCAAAAGACACAAATGTTCAGCAGACTTTGATGCTGTTGGGCAGTGTGGCTCAGGTGTTAGAGCAGTCATCCAGAATTTGGAGGGTTCCTGA
- the LOC133644771 gene encoding uncharacterized protein LOC133644771 isoform X2 — translation MRQVKKLRMLMEQRLHSVVEEIFGLFERTIAEYEDELARTKEEKERQQELLDAVFKPQFVLQRADVQQVSAESQEEIPSEQQEWSSSVGKKELEPPHIKEEEEELWEQLQRLQEAHNEDEAQSLQLHHSQSIPFLKD, via the exons atgcgtcAGGTCAAAAAGCTGAGAATGTTGATGGAGCAGCGACTACATTCTGTCGTGGAAGAAATATTTGGACTGTTTGAAAGAACCATAGCTGAGTACGAGGATGAACTTGCTAGGACGAAAGAGGAAAAAGAGCGACAACAAGAACTATTGGATGCTGTTTTCAAACCTCAATTTGTGCTACAAAGAGCAG acgtccagcaggtgTCAGCAGAGAGTCAAGAAGAGATTCCCTCCGAGCAGCAGGAGTGGAGCTCCAGTGTGGGGAAAAAGGAGCTGGAGCCCccacacattaaagaggaagaggaggaactgtgGGAGCAGCTTCAAAGGTTGCAGGAGGCTCATAatgaagatgaagctcagtccttacagcttcatcacagtcaaa GTATTCCATTTTTAAAAGACTGA